A single Penaeus chinensis breed Huanghai No. 1 chromosome 42, ASM1920278v2, whole genome shotgun sequence DNA region contains:
- the LOC125047978 gene encoding malate dehydrogenase, cytoplasmic-like, producing the protein MAEPVRVCVTGAAGQIGYSLVYMVGSGAVFGPDTPVILHLLDITPMMNVLNGVCMEISDCALPCVRDVIPTDDPAVAFKDIDAAFLVGAMPRKEGMERKDLLAANVKIFKTQGQALDQHAKKSVRVLVVGNPANTNALICAKYAPSIPRENFSAMTRLDQNRAQAQIASRLGVPVHDVKNVIIWGNHSSTQFPDVRHAVANVNGQEVPVYDAIKDDAFLKGEFITTVQKRGGAVIAARKLSSAMSAAKAACDHMKSIWQGTADGHFVSMGVFSDGSYNTPEGVMYSFPITIKDKAWTIVKDLPIDDFAREKMDATGKELCEERDDALAVCQD; encoded by the exons GCTGAacccgtacgtgtgtgtgtgactggcgcCGCCGGCCAGATCGGCTACTCGCTGGTCTACATGGTGGGCTCAGGCGCTGTCTTCGGCCCCGATACCCCAGTCATCCTGCACCTCCTGGACATCACCCCCATGATGAATGTCCTGAACGGAGTGTGCATGGAAATCAGCGACTGTGCCTTGCCCTGTGTCAGAG ACGTGATCCCCACCGATGATCCGGCCGTCGCTTTCAAGGACATCGATGCCGCTTTCTTGGTGGGTGCCATGCCGCGCAAGGAGGGCATGGAGCGCAAGGACCTGCTGGCTGCCAACGTAAAGATCTTCAAGACTCAG gGCCAAGCTCTCGACCAACATGCCAAAAAGAGCGTGAGGGTGCTCGTCGTGGGCAACCCTGCCAACACCAATGCCCTCATCTGCGCCAAGTACGCTCCCTCTATCCCCAGGGAGAACTTCTCTGCCATGACCCGCCTGGATCAGAACCGAGCTCAG GCCCAGATTGCCAGCCGTCTTGGGGTCCCGGTGCATGATGTCAAGAACGTGATCATCTGGGGCAACCACTCCTCCACCCAGTTCCCAGACGTTCGCCACGCCGTCGCCAACGTCAATGGGCAGGAAGTCCCTGTCTACGATGCCATTAAGGATGACGCCTTCTTGAAGGGAGAGTTCATTACA ACTGTCCAGAAACGTGGTGGTGCTGTCATCGCTGCTCGTAAGCTGTCTTCCGCCATGTCTGCTGCCAAGGCTGCTTGCGACCACATGAAGAGCATCTGGCAGGGCACCGCTGATGGCCACTTCGTCTCCATGGGAGTCTTCTCTGACGGCTCCTACAACACCCCTGAAGGCGTCATGTACTCCTTCCCCATCACCATCAAGGACAAGGCCTGGACTATCGTGAAG GATCTTCCCATTGACGACTTTGCACGCGAAAAGATGGATGCCACAGGAAAGGAGCTCTGCGAAGAACGCGATGACGCCCTTGCTGTGTGCCAGGATTAG